The following proteins are encoded in a genomic region of Chitinophagales bacterium:
- a CDS encoding hydroxymethylglutaryl-CoA lyase produces the protein MKQVKIVECPRDAMQGITQFIPTKEKIAYLNQLLKVGFDTLDAGSFVSEKAIPQMKDTFEVISQLDLSETDTAISVIVANSRGAEEATKLDAITYIGYPFSVSETFQKRNTNCGFEESLSRVDEIKNICEINGKEFVVYISMAFGNPYGDMYDISLVEHWIDTLIEMGITKFSISDTIGVATPSLIHDLFSQLNENFPKIGFGAHFHTTPNTWEEKVNAAWEVGCNRFDGAIKGFGGCPMAKDKLTGNMPTENLLAFFEQKGVLHNLDKEQFIEAMSMAKHIFGK, from the coding sequence ATGAAACAAGTAAAAATCGTAGAATGCCCTAGAGATGCTATGCAAGGAATTACTCAATTTATTCCTACAAAAGAAAAAATAGCTTATCTCAATCAGTTGCTAAAAGTAGGTTTTGATACATTAGATGCTGGTAGCTTTGTGTCGGAGAAAGCTATTCCACAAATGAAAGATACATTTGAAGTAATTAGCCAATTAGATTTAAGTGAAACAGATACTGCTATTTCTGTTATTGTTGCTAATAGTAGAGGAGCAGAGGAAGCTACTAAATTAGATGCAATTACATATATTGGTTATCCATTTTCTGTGTCAGAAACTTTTCAAAAAAGAAATACCAATTGTGGTTTCGAAGAATCTTTATCAAGAGTTGATGAAATAAAGAATATTTGTGAAATTAATGGGAAAGAATTTGTAGTATATATTTCTATGGCTTTTGGAAATCCATATGGCGATATGTATGATATAAGCTTAGTAGAACATTGGATTGATACATTAATTGAAATGGGTATTACTAAGTTTTCAATTTCTGATACTATTGGTGTTGCTACGCCAAGTTTAATTCACGATTTATTTAGTCAGCTAAACGAAAATTTTCCTAAAATTGGTTTTGGTGCACATTTTCATACTACACCAAATACTTGGGAAGAAAAAGTGAATGCTGCTTGGGAAGTTGGTTGTAACAGATTTGATGGTGCAATAAAAGGTTTTGGTGGCTGCCCAATGGCAAAAGATAAACTAACAGGAAATATGCCTACCGAAAATTTATTGGCTTTTTTTGAACAAAAAGGCGTGCTGCACAACTTAGATAAAGAACAATTTATAGAAGCAATGAGCATGGCTAAGCATATCTTTGGAAAATAA
- a CDS encoding M36 family metallopeptidase, whose amino-acid sequence MIKRILPIILVLLVGVTFSKESTNIVATLKQNKAVLNISDKDIDNLVLESSFTDESTGITHYYYSQTYNGIKLYNSQLSVHMKDGKIVYSTPSQVNDLATQATQVKSDVVTAKSAIQYSAKALDKKNIGEIKTVKKNLEYQPVENLSKYPVYTEQIYYFDDANKSLVKAWKVNVFSDDHNNVWNILIDASNGKIVEKIDQVVHCSFPKGSFKSAEDNHSNHSHTYKVINSNNATQSVANPNAGAYNVFPYTTESPTYGPRVLISNPDNATASPYGWHDTNGATGAEYTITRGNNAYAYVDADDNDSPDANSSPDGGATLTFNYSLNFNAAMNSGDNQKAAVTNLFYMNNIMHDVFYQYGFTEAAGNFQSNNYGKGGLGNDFVYAEAQDGYSLTEPNMDNANFYTSPDGVNFPFNRSRMQMYMWNGTPPSTLTYNTPSTIAGDIPHGSQSDWGPCSYNITGAVANATTADLTYPASYVCGAVNNSSEISGKIALIDRGGCDFSAKVYAVQLAGAIGAIIINRQTAGDSLIGMSGGTNAGSVTIPAVFVTYAEGQKLRDNLATATVTLVRESSNNCLDLDGSLDNGIIAHEYGHGISTRLTGGASSNTCLNNAEQMGEGWSDFFALALTKNPSDNKYTARGIGNFASGLEANGEGIRTYPYSYDMSIDPWTYADLASIEPYSDGATPVHTIGEIWASTLWDLYWNLVDQYGYDNDLYNGNGGNNIAIKLVIEGLKLQPCRPGFIDGRNAILAADSILYGKANECFIWQAFARRGMGASALQGSSSSYTDQTAAFDLPAACNLDLTANFGASKLIACVGEAISFSDSTVGSPTNWLWTFGDGTTSSSSNPTHAYASAGTYNVKLVVTNSSDADSIVKSAFITINAKPAVLASADVAICQGESTTLTASGAVSYLWTSGGTTNSENVQPSATTTYFVTGTTNGCTNIDSVIVTVKAKPVVSVNNATICSGQSVTLTASGASTYNWSTGAATTSISVSPTSTTSYKVAGSTDGCPSDSVTATVTVTTTAPTITTTSNESGNLICVGQSITLTASGANNYTWSTGETTNSITVSPTADSVYTVSGSLTGCPTLVGDTTITVSVNTTIPTVTVNSPFICAGQSTTLTASGATTYTWNTSETGNTISVNPNTSTAYVVTGTTNKCSGTATATVTVNALPSAGTITANVTNDTIFISGATGSNYNWYLNDIYYTSTSTTSLPVDTVGIFTVKISDGTCESVFSNSVAINNTPIINNKLAVEFAIMPNPNNGIFDMYLTVEKSTKYQLEVYNSIGQVFLSEPIQLQAGKNHKHISLSNIAKGTYFIKLSNDEGVATHTIVVQ is encoded by the coding sequence ATGATCAAAAGAATTTTACCTATCATTTTAGTTTTATTAGTAGGAGTTACTTTTTCTAAAGAAAGTACAAATATAGTTGCTACACTAAAACAAAATAAAGCTGTTTTAAATATATCAGATAAAGATATAGACAATCTAGTATTAGAAAGTAGTTTCACTGATGAGAGTACTGGTATAACACACTACTATTACAGTCAAACTTATAATGGTATAAAGTTGTATAATAGTCAGCTAAGTGTTCACATGAAAGATGGAAAAATAGTCTATTCAACACCAAGCCAAGTAAATGATTTAGCTACTCAAGCTACTCAAGTTAAAAGTGATGTTGTTACTGCAAAAAGTGCCATTCAATATTCAGCAAAAGCACTTGATAAAAAGAACATTGGAGAAATTAAGACAGTAAAGAAAAATTTAGAGTATCAACCAGTTGAAAACTTATCAAAGTATCCTGTTTATACAGAACAAATTTATTATTTCGATGATGCTAATAAATCACTAGTAAAAGCATGGAAAGTAAATGTGTTTAGTGATGATCATAATAATGTATGGAATATTCTCATTGATGCTTCTAATGGAAAAATAGTAGAAAAAATTGATCAAGTGGTTCATTGCTCTTTCCCCAAAGGATCATTTAAAAGTGCAGAGGATAATCACAGTAACCATTCACATACTTACAAAGTAATTAACTCAAACAATGCTACACAATCAGTAGCCAATCCAAATGCAGGTGCTTATAATGTATTTCCATATACAACAGAGTCACCAACATACGGACCAAGAGTTTTAATCTCTAATCCAGATAATGCAACTGCTTCACCATATGGTTGGCACGATACCAACGGAGCAACTGGAGCAGAATATACTATTACACGAGGAAACAACGCTTATGCCTATGTTGATGCTGATGATAATGATAGTCCAGACGCAAATTCATCTCCAGATGGAGGTGCAACGCTAACTTTTAATTACTCATTAAATTTTAATGCAGCAATGAATAGTGGAGATAATCAAAAAGCAGCAGTTACTAACTTATTTTATATGAATAATATCATGCATGATGTTTTCTATCAATATGGTTTTACAGAAGCTGCTGGTAATTTTCAATCAAATAATTATGGTAAAGGTGGACTTGGGAATGATTTTGTTTATGCTGAAGCCCAAGATGGTTATAGTTTAACTGAACCTAATATGGATAATGCTAACTTCTATACTTCTCCAGATGGAGTAAACTTTCCTTTTAACAGATCTAGAATGCAAATGTATATGTGGAATGGTACACCGCCTTCAACATTAACATATAATACACCATCTACAATAGCAGGAGATATTCCTCATGGTTCTCAATCAGATTGGGGTCCTTGCTCTTATAATATAACAGGTGCTGTTGCTAATGCTACAACCGCCGATTTAACTTATCCAGCTTCTTATGTATGTGGAGCAGTAAATAATTCATCAGAAATAAGTGGAAAGATAGCTTTAATAGATAGAGGTGGCTGTGATTTCTCTGCAAAAGTTTATGCTGTTCAGTTAGCAGGTGCAATTGGTGCCATTATAATTAACAGACAAACAGCTGGTGATTCTTTAATTGGTATGTCTGGTGGAACTAATGCTGGGAGTGTTACAATTCCTGCAGTTTTTGTAACTTATGCTGAAGGACAAAAACTTAGAGATAATTTAGCAACAGCAACAGTAACTTTGGTTAGAGAATCCAGTAATAATTGTTTAGATTTAGATGGGAGTTTAGATAATGGTATTATTGCTCACGAGTATGGTCATGGTATTTCTACAAGATTGACAGGCGGGGCTAGTTCTAATACTTGTCTAAATAATGCAGAACAAATGGGTGAAGGATGGAGTGATTTCTTTGCTTTGGCTTTAACTAAAAATCCTTCTGATAATAAATATACAGCAAGAGGTATTGGAAACTTTGCTAGTGGCTTAGAAGCTAATGGCGAAGGAATTAGAACTTATCCTTACTCTTATGATATGTCTATTGATCCATGGACATATGCAGATTTAGCTAGTATTGAACCTTATTCTGATGGTGCTACTCCAGTACATACTATTGGAGAAATTTGGGCATCGACATTATGGGATTTATATTGGAATTTAGTAGATCAATATGGTTATGATAATGACCTGTATAATGGTAATGGTGGAAATAATATTGCTATAAAATTGGTTATAGAAGGATTGAAATTACAACCTTGTAGACCTGGTTTTATTGATGGTAGAAATGCAATTCTTGCGGCCGACTCAATTTTATACGGTAAAGCAAATGAGTGTTTTATATGGCAAGCATTTGCTAGAAGAGGTATGGGTGCTAGTGCTTTGCAAGGTAGTAGCTCTAGTTATACTGATCAAACCGCAGCATTCGACTTACCAGCTGCTTGTAATTTAGATTTAACTGCTAATTTTGGTGCCAGTAAATTAATAGCTTGTGTAGGTGAAGCTATTTCATTCTCAGATTCTACAGTTGGATCGCCTACTAATTGGTTGTGGACATTTGGTGACGGTACAACTTCATCATCTAGCAATCCAACGCATGCTTATGCAAGTGCTGGTACATATAATGTTAAATTAGTAGTTACTAATAGTTCAGATGCAGATTCTATTGTAAAGTCTGCTTTTATAACTATTAATGCAAAGCCAGCTGTACTTGCTAGTGCAGATGTTGCTATTTGTCAAGGAGAATCAACTACATTAACAGCTAGTGGAGCAGTTAGTTATTTATGGACTAGTGGAGGTACTACAAACTCCGAAAATGTTCAACCAAGTGCAACAACTACATATTTTGTAACTGGTACTACTAATGGTTGTACTAATATAGATTCAGTAATTGTAACAGTTAAAGCAAAACCAGTAGTAAGTGTTAATAATGCTACTATATGTAGTGGTCAATCTGTTACTTTAACTGCAAGTGGTGCATCAACTTATAATTGGTCAACTGGTGCAGCTACAACTTCAATTTCCGTATCACCAACAAGTACTACAAGTTATAAAGTGGCAGGTTCTACAGATGGTTGTCCTTCTGATTCTGTTACAGCTACAGTTACTGTAACTACAACTGCACCTACTATTACTACTACGAGTAACGAAAGTGGTAACTTAATTTGTGTTGGTCAAAGTATCACACTTACAGCTTCTGGTGCTAATAACTATACATGGAGTACTGGTGAAACAACTAACTCAATTACAGTTTCACCAACAGCAGATTCAGTTTATACTGTAAGTGGCTCTCTAACTGGTTGTCCTACTTTAGTTGGCGATACTACAATTACTGTTTCAGTAAATACTACAATTCCAACTGTAACAGTTAATAGTCCTTTTATTTGTGCTGGTCAATCTACAACATTAACTGCAAGTGGTGCTACAACATACACTTGGAATACTTCTGAAACAGGAAATACCATTTCTGTTAATCCGAATACAAGTACTGCTTATGTAGTTACAGGTACTACTAATAAATGTAGTGGTACTGCTACAGCTACTGTTACAGTAAATGCATTACCAAGTGCTGGAACTATAACTGCAAATGTCACAAATGATACTATATTTATAAGTGGCGCAACTGGTTCAAATTACAATTGGTATTTAAATGACATTTATTATACTTCAACATCAACTACTAGTCTTCCAGTAGATACAGTTGGAATATTTACAGTAAAAATTTCAGATGGAACTTGTGAATCTGTATTTTCTAATTCAGTGGCTATTAATAATACACCAATCATCAATAATAAATTAGCAGTTGAATTTGCTATTATGCCAAATCCAAATAATGGTATTTTTGATATGTATTTAACCGTTGAAAAATCGACTAAATATCAGTTGGAAGTATATAATAGTATTGGTCAAGTATTTTTATCAGAACCAATTCAATTACAAGCGGGTAAAAATCATAAGCATATTAGTTTATCCAATATTGCAAAAGGTACATACTTTATTAAGTTGTCAAATGATGAAGGTGTTGCAACGCATACAATAGTAGTGCAATAA
- a CDS encoding leucine--tRNA ligase: MNNNIFNAQEIDKQANQIWDAQNVYQVEINHNKPKYYVLDMFPYPSGAGLHVGHPLGYVFSDIQARYKRMQGFNVLHPMGFDAFGLPAEQYAIQTGQHPAITTKKNIETFKKQLAKIGFSFDWSREVITCDPSYYKHTQWIFLQLFNAWYDNNENKAKSIDELKTIFTQSGNTTINAACGDDSLYFTAEEWNNYDALQQQQVLMQYRLAYQSEAMVNWCPELGTVLANDEVVNGVSERGGFPVIRQKMTQWFLRITAYADRLLQGLDTLDWSHAMKEMQRNWIGKSKGASVKFPLQNHDGNIEVFTTRVDTIFGVSFLVIAPEHELVQKITTNEYKNEVETYILNTSKKSDIERQAEVKESNGQFTGAFVLHPFTQEKIPVYIADYVLASYGTGAVMAVPSGDQRDFLFAKKYNLPIIPILDAQQNLEVEADATKEGKYINSDFINGMDYQAATDLLIAKLEALGLGKGKIQFKMRDAGYSRQRYWGEPFPIYYDENGLIHTVDKLPVELPEVSSYKPTGTGESPLANATKWVHQFGENTRMETDTMPGYAGSSWYFLRYMDAHNNNAIASKESLNYWQSVDFYVGGNEHAVGHLLYSRFWHKFLYDLGIVPTQEPFQKMVNQGMIQGRSLLTKDGQINGLAAGLHIPIELTQNDKISKANFEELQTKDNRFENIDLNKDVNWEEKDGEQFLTLQAQVEKMSKSLLNVVNPDDIINEYGADTFRMYEMFLGPIDASKPWDTNGISGVYNFLRKFWRLFFDDEGNQKYTTNKASEEELKIVHKCIKKITEDIERLSFNTCISSFMIAVNDYGKIKQANQEALELLLKLMSPFAPHITETLWHKIGHQESIVNATFPICDESYLVENTITYPVQINGKLRANIQVDANASKEEVEKLALNDEQVLKYIENKTPKKVIVVPNKIVNIVL, from the coding sequence ATGAACAACAATATTTTCAATGCTCAAGAAATAGACAAACAAGCCAATCAAATTTGGGACGCTCAAAATGTCTATCAAGTCGAAATCAATCACAACAAACCTAAATACTATGTGTTAGATATGTTTCCATATCCAAGTGGAGCTGGTTTGCATGTTGGTCATCCATTAGGTTATGTTTTTTCTGATATTCAAGCAAGGTATAAAAGAATGCAAGGATTTAATGTTTTGCATCCAATGGGTTTCGATGCATTTGGTTTGCCAGCAGAGCAATATGCTATTCAAACAGGTCAGCATCCTGCAATTACTACGAAAAAAAATATCGAGACTTTCAAAAAACAATTAGCTAAAATTGGTTTTTCTTTCGATTGGTCGAGAGAAGTCATTACTTGCGATCCAAGTTACTATAAACATACACAATGGATTTTCCTGCAACTATTCAATGCTTGGTATGATAATAATGAGAATAAAGCCAAAAGTATTGATGAATTAAAAACAATATTTACTCAAAGTGGAAATACTACAATCAATGCTGCTTGTGGCGATGATAGTTTATATTTCACAGCAGAGGAATGGAACAACTACGATGCTTTGCAACAACAACAAGTTTTAATGCAATATCGTTTGGCATATCAGTCAGAAGCTATGGTAAATTGGTGTCCAGAGTTAGGAACTGTTTTAGCAAATGATGAAGTAGTAAATGGTGTTTCTGAAAGAGGTGGATTTCCAGTTATTCGTCAGAAAATGACACAATGGTTTCTACGAATTACAGCTTATGCAGATAGATTGTTACAAGGTTTAGATACACTTGATTGGAGTCACGCCATGAAAGAAATGCAACGCAACTGGATTGGTAAATCTAAAGGAGCTTCGGTTAAGTTTCCACTACAAAATCACGACGGAAACATAGAAGTCTTTACTACAAGAGTAGATACCATTTTTGGCGTTTCATTTTTGGTAATTGCACCAGAACATGAGTTAGTACAAAAAATCACTACCAACGAATATAAAAATGAAGTAGAAACTTATATTTTAAATACAAGTAAAAAATCAGATATAGAACGACAAGCAGAGGTTAAAGAATCGAACGGACAGTTTACTGGTGCTTTTGTGTTACATCCTTTTACGCAAGAAAAAATTCCTGTATATATTGCAGATTATGTTTTGGCTTCTTATGGAACTGGTGCTGTTATGGCTGTTCCAAGTGGCGATCAAAGAGATTTTTTGTTTGCTAAAAAATACAATTTGCCAATTATTCCAATTTTAGATGCACAGCAAAATTTAGAAGTAGAAGCTGATGCTACTAAAGAAGGAAAATACATCAATTCTGATTTTATTAATGGAATGGATTATCAAGCTGCTACAGATTTGCTAATTGCAAAACTAGAAGCATTGGGTTTAGGCAAAGGTAAAATTCAGTTTAAAATGCGAGATGCAGGTTATTCTCGTCAAAGATATTGGGGAGAACCTTTTCCTATTTACTACGATGAAAATGGACTGATTCATACAGTTGATAAATTACCAGTAGAATTGCCAGAAGTAAGTTCTTATAAACCAACAGGCACTGGAGAAAGTCCTTTGGCAAATGCTACAAAATGGGTACATCAATTCGGAGAAAATACGAGAATGGAAACCGATACTATGCCTGGTTATGCTGGAAGTTCTTGGTATTTCTTACGCTATATGGATGCACACAACAACAATGCTATTGCTAGTAAAGAGAGCTTAAATTATTGGCAATCGGTAGATTTTTATGTAGGAGGAAATGAACATGCAGTCGGTCATTTATTGTACAGTAGATTTTGGCATAAGTTCTTGTACGATTTAGGTATAGTGCCAACACAGGAGCCATTTCAAAAAATGGTCAATCAAGGAATGATACAAGGTAGAAGTTTGCTAACCAAAGATGGTCAGATTAATGGATTAGCTGCTGGTTTACATATTCCAATTGAATTAACACAAAACGATAAAATTTCTAAAGCTAATTTTGAAGAACTACAAACTAAAGACAATCGTTTTGAAAATATAGATTTGAATAAAGATGTCAATTGGGAAGAAAAAGATGGTGAACAATTTTTGACACTACAAGCACAAGTAGAAAAAATGAGCAAGTCATTACTTAATGTAGTCAATCCAGATGATATTATTAACGAATACGGAGCAGATACTTTTAGAATGTATGAAATGTTTTTAGGTCCAATAGATGCTTCAAAACCTTGGGATACTAATGGAATTTCTGGTGTGTATAATTTCTTAAGAAAATTCTGGCGTTTGTTTTTTGATGATGAAGGCAATCAAAAATATACTACGAATAAAGCAAGCGAAGAAGAATTAAAAATTGTACACAAGTGTATTAAAAAAATAACAGAAGATATAGAACGACTGTCATTCAATACTTGTATTTCTAGCTTTATGATTGCAGTAAATGATTACGGAAAAATCAAACAAGCCAATCAAGAAGCATTAGAGTTGTTGTTAAAGCTAATGTCGCCATTTGCACCACACATTACAGAAACACTGTGGCATAAAATCGGACATCAAGAAAGTATTGTCAATGCTACTTTTCCTATATGTGATGAATCATATTTAGTAGAAAACACCATTACTTATCCAGTGCAAATCAACGGAAAACTAAGAGCAAATATACAAGTAGATGCCAATGCAAGCAAAGAAGAAGTTGAAAAATTAGCACTAAACGATGAGCAAGTTTTAAAATACATCGAAAACAAAACACCAAAAAAAGTAATTGTAGTACCTAATAAAATTGTTAATATAGTACTATAA
- a CDS encoding CPBP family intramembrane metalloprotease, with amino-acid sequence MNLNKAELIITILALVLIIAIPQYGVIAAFVIVIAYLKRNKLFATIGLQKPENIISKIITCALMGVAIELIAETVLNPLIENITESKIDLSAVDLSSVTSYLIWIVIGFVLGGLLEEILFRGFLITRISKMIKDNQISDIIALLISSSVFGLCHLYQGWSGVISTGIIGLIFGIIFLAFKKNLWYSILTHGFVNLTGLTILYFNYYDTIEKLIFK; translated from the coding sequence ATGAATTTAAATAAAGCAGAATTAATTATAACTATATTAGCTTTAGTTTTAATTATTGCTATTCCGCAATATGGTGTCATTGCTGCATTTGTTATAGTAATTGCTTACTTAAAACGAAATAAATTATTTGCTACTATTGGATTACAAAAACCTGAAAATATAATTTCTAAAATAATAACTTGTGCTTTAATGGGTGTAGCAATAGAGTTAATTGCAGAAACAGTTTTAAATCCATTAATAGAGAATATTACAGAATCTAAAATAGATTTATCTGCAGTAGATTTAAGTAGTGTTACTAGTTATCTGATTTGGATTGTAATTGGATTTGTGCTTGGTGGGTTACTAGAGGAAATTTTGTTTCGTGGTTTTCTAATTACTAGAATCTCTAAGATGATAAAAGACAATCAAATTTCAGATATTATTGCATTACTCATATCTTCTTCAGTATTTGGATTGTGTCATTTATATCAAGGTTGGAGTGGTGTTATTAGTACAGGCATTATTGGTTTGATTTTTGGAATTATTTTTCTTGCTTTTAAAAAGAATCTTTGGTATTCTATTTTAACACACGGATTTGTAAATCTAACTGGTTTAACAATTCTCTATTTTAATTACTACGATACTATTGAGAAATTAATATTTAAATAA
- the bla gene encoding subclass B1 metallo-beta-lactamase, protein MNKISLLLIIVALISSCSRKMSSNHAKAIYKSEDLIITQVSPNVFIHTTYLQTESFGNVPCNGMIVTSENEAIVFDTPTNNENSEELISWINNKLHCKIKAVVATHFHTDCLGGLQTFYNHGVAAYANNKTIDFAKNNNESVLPNHTFSNHIILNVGNDSVIVTFFGEGHTKDNVVAYFPKEEILFGGCLVKELNASKGYLGDANVDDWSATVEKIKTTYPNLKTVIPGHGKYGNTKLLDYTIELFKK, encoded by the coding sequence ATGAATAAAATATCATTATTATTAATTATAGTAGCACTAATATCTAGTTGTAGCAGAAAAATGTCGTCAAATCATGCTAAAGCAATTTATAAAAGTGAAGATTTAATTATTACTCAAGTTTCACCAAATGTATTCATTCATACTACTTATTTACAAACCGAAAGTTTTGGCAATGTTCCTTGTAATGGAATGATAGTTACTAGTGAAAACGAAGCTATAGTTTTTGATACGCCTACAAATAATGAAAATTCAGAAGAGTTAATTTCTTGGATAAACAACAAACTACATTGCAAAATTAAAGCAGTTGTGGCTACACATTTTCATACAGATTGTTTAGGAGGTTTACAAACCTTTTATAATCATGGCGTAGCAGCTTATGCTAATAATAAAACGATAGATTTTGCTAAAAATAACAACGAATCAGTATTACCAAATCATACATTTTCAAATCACATAATATTAAATGTAGGCAATGATTCCGTAATCGTTACATTTTTTGGTGAAGGACATACCAAAGACAATGTAGTCGCTTATTTTCCAAAAGAGGAAATTTTATTTGGAGGATGTCTAGTAAAAGAGTTAAATGCTAGCAAAGGTTATCTAGGAGATGCCAATGTCGACGATTGGTCAGCTACAGTAGAAAAAATAAAAACGACTTATCCAAATTTAAAAACAGTCATTCCAGGTCATGGAAAATATGGCAACACCAAACTACTAGATTATACCATTGAGTTATTTAAGAAATAA
- a CDS encoding NAD(P)/FAD-dependent oxidoreductase, which produces MNDLFESYKKRPKLDTHYDAICIGSGLGSLCTASLLARAGKKVLVCEKHYTPGGYTHVYTRNDYEWDVGIHYVGDMDRKGSLLRKVFTHITDDNLKWADMGEVYDRIIVEGKTYNFVKGLQNWKKQMKLYFPTTEDAQTIDKYVELLFDVNKTSKGHYMKKALPDFVNFFVGGFMGNAYKKYYQQTTKQVLDSISNNDTLKAVLTAQFGDYGMPPAESSFVIHAAVALHYMNGGFYPEGGSEEIFNTIAPSIINAGGKIIISAAVDKIVVENGKATGIKMADGKIISADAIISGVGAHLTFNKLLNDTNKKYISFLDDLNQVQPSFGHFSLYIGLQHTAEELNLPKANYWYYPNGTNHDAAINNFTTDYKNEFPVVYISFPSAKNPKFNEKYPGRATIEIISMAKYEWFEQWENTRWKKRGEDYETFKEYFAQRLLNHLYHLEPQLKGKIDFYELSTPLSTKNFCNYEKGEIYGLDHPPERFEKKYLRPKTPIKSLYLTGQDIVTVGIGGALMSGVLTASAVTNKNLLAEILKQ; this is translated from the coding sequence ATGAACGACTTATTTGAATCGTACAAAAAAAGACCTAAACTAGATACACATTATGATGCTATTTGTATTGGTTCTGGCTTAGGAAGTTTATGTACTGCTTCTTTATTAGCAAGAGCAGGAAAAAAAGTTTTGGTTTGTGAAAAACACTATACTCCAGGTGGTTATACACATGTATATACCAGAAATGACTATGAATGGGATGTTGGTATTCATTATGTTGGAGATATGGACAGAAAAGGTTCTTTGTTAAGAAAAGTTTTTACACATATTACAGATGATAATTTAAAGTGGGCAGATATGGGTGAAGTCTACGATAGAATTATAGTTGAAGGAAAAACATATAATTTTGTAAAAGGATTACAGAATTGGAAAAAACAAATGAAGTTGTATTTTCCTACAACAGAAGATGCTCAAACTATAGATAAATATGTAGAATTACTATTTGATGTAAACAAAACATCAAAAGGGCATTATATGAAAAAAGCATTACCAGATTTCGTTAACTTTTTTGTTGGTGGATTTATGGGCAATGCGTATAAAAAATATTATCAACAAACTACTAAACAAGTACTCGATAGCATTAGCAATAATGATACACTTAAAGCAGTACTAACAGCACAATTCGGCGATTATGGTATGCCTCCAGCAGAAAGTAGTTTTGTAATTCATGCAGCTGTTGCTCTACATTATATGAATGGCGGATTTTATCCAGAAGGTGGCTCTGAAGAAATTTTTAACACCATAGCACCAAGCATCATCAATGCTGGTGGAAAAATAATTATAAGTGCAGCTGTCGACAAAATTGTAGTAGAAAATGGAAAAGCGACTGGTATTAAAATGGCAGATGGTAAAATAATTTCAGCAGATGCAATTATAAGTGGCGTAGGTGCACATCTTACTTTCAATAAATTATTAAATGATACTAATAAAAAGTATATTTCATTTTTAGATGATTTAAACCAAGTACAACCATCATTTGGTCATTTTAGTTTATACATTGGATTGCAACATACAGCAGAAGAACTGAACTTACCCAAAGCCAATTATTGGTATTATCCAAATGGAACTAACCACGACGCTGCTATCAATAATTTTACAACTGATTATAAAAATGAATTTCCTGTAGTGTATATATCTTTTCCTTCGGCGAAAAATCCAAAATTTAATGAGAAATATCCAGGTAGAGCTACTATAGAAATAATTTCTATGGCAAAGTACGAATGGTTTGAACAATGGGAAAATACTCGATGGAAAAAAAGAGGTGAAGACTATGAAACATTTAAAGAATACTTTGCTCAAAGATTATTAAATCACTTATATCATTTAGAACCACAATTAAAAGGCAAAATAGATTTCTACGAACTCTCTACACCATTAAGCACTAAGAATTTTTGTAATTACGAAAAAGGAGAAATTTATGGTTTAGATCATCCACCAGAAAGATTTGAAAAAAAATATCTACGACCTAAAACACCTATTAAAAGTTTATATTTAACAGGACAAGATATTGTAACAGTTGGTATTGGTGGAGCATTAATGAGTGGTGTGCTTACAGCGTCTGCGGTTACCAATAAAAATCTACTAGCCGAAATATTAAAACAATAG